The Neobacillus sp. PS3-34 genome has a window encoding:
- a CDS encoding sugar ABC transporter permease, which translates to MNFFNELKSLVKVNIRDYGMYIALFVIMLTFSIMTDGLFMSSRNISNLLDATGYIAVLAVGMTLVIVIRHIDLSVGFAAGFLGAITAILLTQVGLPIYLTIPIILVLGIVIGLFNGVLVAQIGIPSFVASLAGMLIFRGALLQVTEKTGTIIIKDDHFNAIGNGFIPSIIQVNGLHLLSLIVGVLGILLYIYSEISTRRNKLKYKFEVVSKGIFTLKLLFVSAIIAYITWILAGYNGFSWTVVIMLVVVVVYHFLTTKTVLGRHIYAVGSNPEAAHLSGINVKKITYIVFGSMGMLAALSGILFTSRLQSATTTAGTLFELDAIAAAYVGGVSSAGGVGKVTGAIIGAIVMASLSSGMNLLGVGISYQYMIRGGVLAGAVIFDVMTRKKGS; encoded by the coding sequence ATGAACTTTTTCAATGAATTGAAGTCGTTAGTCAAAGTAAATATTCGTGACTATGGCATGTACATTGCCCTCTTTGTAATTATGCTCACTTTCTCCATTATGACCGACGGACTTTTCATGTCTTCCCGCAATATAAGCAACCTACTGGATGCTACTGGTTATATTGCTGTATTGGCAGTCGGCATGACGCTTGTTATCGTCATTCGGCACATCGACTTATCCGTCGGGTTTGCAGCCGGATTTCTTGGCGCGATCACGGCGATTCTTCTCACCCAAGTAGGATTACCAATTTATTTGACCATTCCTATTATTCTTGTTCTCGGAATTGTTATCGGTCTTTTTAATGGTGTGCTAGTCGCGCAAATCGGAATTCCTTCTTTTGTCGCTTCTCTTGCGGGGATGCTCATCTTTAGGGGAGCGCTGCTGCAGGTGACCGAAAAAACCGGAACGATTATTATCAAGGACGATCACTTTAATGCGATCGGTAACGGATTTATTCCTTCTATTATCCAAGTAAACGGTTTGCACTTGCTCTCTTTAATTGTGGGTGTACTGGGTATTTTATTATACATTTACAGCGAAATATCCACGCGCAGAAACAAGCTCAAGTACAAATTTGAAGTTGTTTCCAAAGGGATTTTCACACTGAAATTGCTGTTCGTTTCAGCAATCATTGCGTATATTACCTGGATTTTAGCTGGCTATAACGGTTTTTCATGGACGGTAGTGATTATGTTGGTGGTTGTTGTCGTCTATCACTTCCTCACAACGAAAACAGTGCTTGGCAGACATATTTATGCTGTGGGCAGTAATCCGGAAGCCGCGCATCTTAGCGGAATCAACGTTAAAAAAATTACGTACATTGTATTCGGTTCAATGGGAATGCTTGCGGCCCTTTCAGGGATCCTGTTCACCTCGCGTTTGCAATCGGCTACAACAACTGCAGGAACATTGTTCGAGCTTGATGCCATTGCAGCCGCTTATGTCGGGGGTGTATCCTCTGCAGGCGGTGTCGGTAAAGTGACGGGAGCGATTATCGGAGCGATCGTTATGGCTTCCCTATCCAGCGGGATGAACCTCCTTGGAGTCGGAATCTCCTACCAGTACATGATTCGGGGTGGCGTATTGGCTGGAGCGGTTATCTTTGACGTTATGACTCGAAAAAAAGGAAGTTAG
- a CDS encoding AmiS/UreI family transporter, which yields MSFVGLFLSGAVLFLNSLMLLGKADAKSVGIFNIFVGTLQMVIPFYLIVNSNQDNWDLYNNAAIFLFGLTYLYVGVTLLKGLEGNGLGWFCLWVSIVAIVYTFTSIFHFHDAVNALTWGMWAFLWFLFFLANTLKKKIDYYIGFVAFIQSWVTLTIPALLYFLGVWNTPSLYQIWFYVLILSILCFVVGLFKLKFSFKNENSVKKLKAI from the coding sequence ATGAGTTTCGTTGGGTTATTTCTTTCAGGTGCAGTCTTATTTTTAAATAGTCTTATGCTATTAGGAAAGGCAGACGCAAAGAGTGTTGGCATCTTTAATATTTTCGTTGGAACACTTCAGATGGTCATCCCGTTTTATTTAATTGTCAATTCTAATCAAGACAATTGGGATCTATATAATAATGCAGCCATATTTTTATTTGGATTAACGTATTTATACGTTGGGGTAACCTTATTGAAAGGCCTTGAGGGAAATGGCCTTGGCTGGTTTTGTTTATGGGTCTCTATTGTTGCCATTGTTTATACGTTTACATCCATTTTTCACTTTCATGATGCAGTCAATGCACTGACATGGGGAATGTGGGCATTTTTATGGTTCCTATTCTTTTTGGCTAATACCCTTAAAAAGAAAATTGACTATTATATTGGTTTTGTTGCATTTATACAATCATGGGTTACCCTTACAATACCAGCATTGCTCTATTTTTTAGGTGTATGGAATACGCCATCTCTTTATCAAATCTGGTTCTACGTTTTAATACTATCTATTTTGTGTTTTGTTGTTGGACTTTTTAAATTGAAATTTTCATTTAAAAACGAGAATAGTGTTAAAAAGCTTAAAGCAATTTAA
- a CDS encoding sensor histidine kinase yields the protein MNRIQRKIWMLATIVLFIMAAIWITLTYYNQKTQNQYNDILQRYIRLNEVTTASQQMIMDLNNYLIKPSPANLEQFALSKEKIRNAKYDVFVLRNAENDFALTNYINLIDSLIETTDRSIMFQSEKETEASAKEFSEATRISKYISEMTLTLLDTELKTYDRFYRGIIEQSVEIKKLGIWLMLLITFLLLVITYWFSLSITRPVLKLTQAANELSRGRFDLQIEVKSNDEISFLAKTFDRMRININNLISEIQEKAQLERELQQNKLLLQESQLRSLQSQINPHFLFNTLNTLSKKAYLEGSEETSELLVSVAGLLRYNLKRIDRSVTLYEEIIVLQQYMDIQMARFTERLQFHMEIDESCMHVELPSLTLQPIVENAVIHGIEPKEEGGVIWFRIIDGADRVTIEIEDDGLGIPEHKIQQILEEHNIQTEGHSTGIGFSNVVKRLRLFYGYEDVIDIESGKGHGTKVVLKIPKIRRTEKHDKAPDCG from the coding sequence ATGAACAGAATTCAAAGGAAAATATGGATGCTCGCCACGATCGTTCTGTTCATCATGGCGGCTATTTGGATAACGCTTACATACTACAACCAGAAAACACAAAATCAATATAATGATATTCTCCAGCGGTATATACGCTTGAACGAAGTGACGACCGCGAGCCAGCAGATGATAATGGATCTGAACAACTACTTGATTAAACCGTCTCCAGCTAACCTTGAGCAGTTTGCCCTGAGCAAGGAGAAAATTCGAAACGCTAAATACGATGTTTTCGTTCTAAGGAACGCAGAGAATGATTTCGCATTGACCAACTATATCAACCTGATTGATAGTTTGATTGAAACAACTGACCGGTCCATCATGTTCCAGTCGGAGAAAGAAACAGAGGCTTCCGCGAAAGAGTTCTCGGAAGCAACGCGCATCTCAAAATATATTTCCGAGATGACGCTCACCTTGCTCGACACAGAGCTGAAGACGTATGACCGCTTCTATCGCGGTATAATCGAGCAATCCGTAGAAATAAAAAAGCTGGGCATCTGGCTGATGCTGCTGATTACATTCCTTCTGTTGGTGATCACGTATTGGTTCTCGTTAAGTATTACGAGACCGGTACTTAAGCTGACTCAGGCGGCCAACGAGTTGTCGAGAGGCAGGTTCGATTTGCAGATTGAGGTGAAGTCTAATGACGAAATCTCCTTTCTCGCCAAGACATTCGATCGTATGCGTATCAACATTAATAATCTTATTTCGGAAATTCAGGAGAAGGCACAACTCGAGCGTGAACTCCAGCAGAACAAACTCCTTCTGCAGGAAAGTCAGCTTCGCAGCCTGCAAAGCCAAATCAATCCACATTTTTTGTTTAATACGCTCAATACACTTTCCAAGAAGGCTTATTTGGAAGGATCTGAAGAAACAAGCGAATTGCTCGTGAGCGTAGCAGGGTTATTGCGGTACAACTTAAAGCGAATAGACAGGTCTGTTACTCTCTATGAAGAAATTATCGTTTTGCAGCAATATATGGATATCCAAATGGCGAGGTTTACCGAACGCCTCCAATTCCATATGGAAATCGACGAGTCCTGCATGCATGTGGAGCTCCCGAGTCTAACCTTGCAGCCGATTGTCGAAAATGCTGTGATTCATGGGATCGAACCCAAGGAGGAAGGCGGAGTCATTTGGTTCCGCATTATAGATGGAGCTGACAGGGTGACAATTGAGATTGAAGACGATGGACTGGGGATACCGGAACATAAAATCCAGCAAATTCTGGAGGAGCATAACATCCAAACGGAAGGACATTCGACTGGGATTGGATTCAGTAACGTCGTCAAGCGGCTTCGTCTTTTCTATGGTTATGAAGATGTGATAGATATCGAAAGCGGTAAGGGGCACGGCACGAAGGTTGTGTTGAAAATACCGAAAATAAGGAGAACCGAGAAGCATGATAAAGCTCCTGATTGTGGATGA
- a CDS encoding ATP-binding cassette domain-containing protein — translation MSEYILEMNQISKEFTGVKALTNVNFKVKKGEIHCLIGENGAGKSTLMKVLSGVYPYGTYEGDIVFEGNVQQFNRINDSVKTGIAIIYQELALFPDLTVYENIFAGNEVKRGAFVDWNQTIVQAKKMLQKVKLNVNPEMLVKDLGVGKQQLVEIAKALSKDVKLLILDEPTAALNEDDSENLLKLLCELKDQGITCIMISHKLKEVIAIADKATVLRDGRTICTLDASKGEICESTIIKNMVGREIDDIYPKRVNKTHGDKVLELNNWSAYDLQLGRQIVKDVNLHVKKGEIVGIAGLMGSGRTELALSIFGNPKSYKLQGNLVLDGLPRTFRHTSDAIKSGIAYVTEDRKGDGLFLIQDIKSNVSAANLQGISTNGIINENEEVKIANEYKNSLYIKAPSLEQIVGKLSGGNQQKVSLGKWLFVGPKLLILDEPTRGIDVGAKFEIYTIMNKLISEGLSIIMISSELGEVLGMSDRVYVMAEGEIKGELSIDEADQEKIMQLATQ, via the coding sequence ATGAGCGAATATATTTTGGAGATGAATCAAATTTCCAAGGAGTTTACAGGAGTCAAAGCGCTCACCAATGTCAATTTCAAAGTGAAAAAAGGCGAGATTCACTGCTTAATCGGTGAGAACGGAGCAGGGAAGTCCACGCTGATGAAAGTGCTCAGTGGCGTTTATCCATACGGCACGTACGAGGGAGATATCGTGTTCGAGGGGAATGTGCAGCAGTTCAACAGAATTAACGACAGCGTGAAGACGGGCATCGCCATTATATACCAAGAACTAGCATTGTTTCCGGATCTTACGGTCTATGAAAATATATTCGCGGGCAATGAAGTGAAACGCGGTGCCTTCGTTGACTGGAACCAAACAATTGTTCAGGCCAAGAAAATGCTGCAAAAGGTGAAATTGAATGTGAATCCTGAAATGCTGGTTAAAGATTTAGGTGTAGGGAAACAGCAGCTGGTCGAAATTGCCAAAGCATTAAGCAAAGACGTTAAACTGCTCATTCTGGATGAGCCGACGGCGGCGCTTAACGAGGATGATAGCGAAAACTTGTTGAAGCTGTTGTGCGAACTAAAAGATCAGGGTATCACCTGCATCATGATTTCACACAAGCTGAAAGAAGTCATTGCCATTGCTGACAAAGCGACGGTGCTTCGAGATGGACGAACCATTTGTACGCTCGATGCCTCCAAGGGTGAAATTTGTGAAAGCACCATTATTAAGAACATGGTTGGTCGCGAGATTGATGATATATATCCGAAGAGAGTGAACAAAACGCACGGTGACAAAGTTCTTGAATTAAATAATTGGTCTGCATACGATCTCCAGTTAGGCCGACAAATCGTAAAAGATGTCAATCTTCACGTCAAAAAGGGAGAAATCGTCGGGATAGCTGGCTTGATGGGATCGGGACGAACTGAACTGGCACTAAGCATCTTCGGTAATCCAAAGTCTTATAAATTGCAGGGGAATTTAGTTTTGGATGGCTTACCTCGGACGTTCAGACATACAAGCGACGCTATAAAGTCGGGTATCGCATATGTAACGGAAGATAGGAAGGGCGATGGGCTGTTTTTGATTCAAGATATTAAAAGCAATGTTTCCGCGGCGAACCTGCAGGGCATCTCTACGAATGGAATTATCAACGAGAACGAAGAAGTCAAAATCGCGAATGAATATAAAAATTCTTTGTACATTAAAGCACCATCTTTGGAACAAATCGTCGGCAAATTAAGTGGCGGCAACCAACAGAAAGTGTCTTTGGGCAAGTGGCTGTTCGTTGGTCCAAAGCTGCTGATTTTGGATGAACCAACACGCGGTATCGACGTGGGAGCTAAATTTGAAATATATACGATCATGAACAAGCTAATTAGCGAAGGCTTGAGCATTATCATGATTTCATCAGAACTTGGTGAAGTGCTGGGGATGAGCGATCGTGTCTATGTCATGGCCGAAGGCGAAATCAAAGGTGAGTTGTCAATAGACGAGGCTGATCAAGAAAAAATTATGCAACTTGCTACGCAATAG
- the xylF gene encoding D-xylose ABC transporter substrate-binding protein has protein sequence MGSVFIQVRLILLTLVLICAVAACEKDGERTLGQASTTKLSQSQKSSSKEALPEKKIKIGFSMDTLLEERWLKDRDLFKEAVEAVGAEVEIMAANGDDALQISQAETMISQGVDLLVVVPHNAEATATIVNKAHLACIKVLAYDRLIKNANIDLYVSFDNEQVGELQAKAITKLVPKGKYVYIGGAVTDNNAHLFKKGVFNVLQPLIDKGDIKVVFDQWTKDWTPANALVNMKAALKANDNRIDAVIAANDATAGGVIQALEEQGLAGKIPVAGQDAELAAAQRIVEGTQTMTVYKPISTLTKKAAELAVKLAKGENLDADRKVNNGKIEVPSVLLSPIAVDKFNIDETIIADGFHSRQDVYKTH, from the coding sequence ATGGGGAGTGTTTTCATCCAAGTTAGGCTAATTCTGCTCACATTAGTACTGATCTGCGCTGTCGCGGCTTGCGAAAAAGATGGAGAACGTACTCTCGGGCAGGCGAGTACAACAAAGCTGTCACAATCTCAAAAGTCTAGCAGCAAGGAAGCGTTACCGGAGAAAAAGATCAAAATCGGCTTCTCTATGGATACTTTACTTGAGGAACGCTGGCTGAAGGACAGGGATCTGTTTAAAGAGGCGGTGGAAGCGGTTGGCGCGGAAGTGGAGATTATGGCGGCGAATGGCGATGACGCTTTACAAATTTCACAAGCTGAAACTATGATTAGCCAAGGCGTCGATCTCCTCGTTGTCGTTCCTCACAATGCCGAGGCAACTGCAACGATCGTCAATAAAGCCCACTTGGCCTGTATTAAGGTGCTCGCATACGATCGACTGATTAAAAATGCTAATATCGACTTGTACGTTTCCTTCGACAATGAACAGGTAGGGGAACTGCAAGCAAAAGCGATCACAAAATTGGTTCCTAAAGGGAAATATGTATACATTGGAGGAGCCGTTACGGACAATAATGCCCATTTATTCAAAAAGGGCGTCTTCAACGTGCTTCAGCCGTTAATAGACAAGGGTGACATTAAGGTAGTATTTGATCAATGGACAAAGGACTGGACCCCTGCAAATGCATTGGTGAACATGAAAGCCGCTCTGAAAGCCAATGATAATCGAATCGATGCAGTCATCGCCGCCAATGACGCAACAGCTGGCGGCGTTATCCAGGCACTCGAGGAGCAGGGACTCGCAGGCAAAATCCCAGTCGCTGGTCAAGACGCTGAGCTTGCGGCCGCGCAGCGGATCGTCGAAGGTACTCAGACGATGACCGTTTATAAGCCGATCAGCACGTTAACAAAAAAAGCAGCTGAGCTTGCGGTTAAGCTGGCAAAAGGCGAAAACTTAGATGCGGACAGGAAAGTGAACAACGGGAAGATCGAAGTGCCGTCCGTTTTACTCTCTCCGATAGCGGTCGATAAGTTCAATATCGACGAGACAATCATCGCGGATGGCTTCCATTCCAGGCAAGATGTTTATAAGACGCACTAA
- a CDS encoding substrate-binding domain-containing protein, which yields MKKKLKIVSLMLVVMMFSIIFAGCNSSTSGSSKVSVGIVLPTKDEPRWVQDEQRFKDALKGTKYTTEILFSQGSSAKEKENVETLINKGIKVLIICPQDGDAAASAVEAAKKEGITVISYDRLITNTDAVDYYVTFDSLAVGAAQAQYLVDNAKGTGEPLYLYAGAASDNNAFLFFQGAWKVLQPKIADGTFKIANSSEAVALKDTADLSRDQLSKIIGQVTTNWDANEAKNKAQTHLTAVAADMKGDVAVLAPNDGTARSIADVFASDSAIKSFVVTGQDAEKASIQYIIDSKQSMTVFKDVRTLVKDAMGMAVTILDGKKPETTGSYNNGKIDVKAKQTDVITVNKENVQKELIDSDYYKASDFTGL from the coding sequence ATGAAGAAAAAATTGAAAATAGTTTCTCTTATGCTAGTTGTTATGATGTTCTCGATTATCTTCGCAGGTTGTAACAGTAGTACCAGCGGTAGCAGCAAAGTTAGCGTCGGTATCGTATTGCCTACCAAAGATGAGCCAAGGTGGGTTCAGGACGAACAAAGATTTAAAGACGCGCTAAAAGGTACGAAATATACAACCGAAATTTTATTCAGCCAAGGTTCTTCAGCTAAGGAAAAAGAAAACGTTGAAACGTTGATTAATAAAGGTATTAAAGTTCTTATTATTTGTCCTCAAGATGGCGATGCAGCCGCATCTGCTGTAGAAGCGGCCAAAAAAGAAGGTATTACAGTTATTTCCTATGACCGTCTTATTACAAATACAGACGCGGTTGATTACTACGTAACATTCGATAGTCTTGCTGTTGGTGCAGCACAAGCACAATACCTTGTCGATAATGCAAAAGGTACCGGCGAGCCATTGTATCTATACGCTGGCGCTGCTTCCGACAACAATGCGTTCTTGTTCTTCCAAGGCGCATGGAAAGTGCTTCAGCCTAAGATAGCTGACGGCACATTCAAAATCGCTAACTCAAGCGAAGCCGTTGCACTGAAAGATACAGCCGACCTTTCCCGCGACCAACTTAGTAAGATTATCGGTCAAGTCACAACAAACTGGGATGCAAACGAAGCGAAAAACAAAGCTCAAACGCATTTGACAGCTGTAGCGGCCGATATGAAAGGTGATGTAGCAGTCCTCGCGCCGAATGACGGCACTGCTCGTTCGATCGCAGACGTATTCGCTTCTGACAGCGCGATTAAGAGCTTTGTTGTAACAGGTCAAGATGCTGAGAAAGCATCTATTCAATACATCATCGACAGCAAGCAATCGATGACCGTATTCAAGGATGTTCGTACGCTTGTTAAAGATGCTATGGGTATGGCCGTTACAATCCTAGACGGCAAAAAGCCTGAAACGACTGGTTCTTACAATAACGGCAAAATCGATGTGAAAGCAAAACAAACGGACGTTATCACTGTTAACAAAGAAAATGTTCAGAAAGAACTCATTGATTCAGATTACTACAAAGCGAGCGACTTCACTGGACTGTAA
- a CDS encoding methyltransferase: protein MKEQFYDEMLNIKTRGDQKGFNKTLHYHRYEPTPYSALEQLFAQYELKSSDRIVDFGCGKGRLNFYINYLYNTTSIGVEMNEAFYQEALKNRTSYLNKYRKGHHNIHFHCCLAQEYPIDVSDNRFYFFNPFSIQIFMNIINNILISVEKSVRDVELVLYYPSEDYIFFLENQTSIELKQEIMLPGLYEHNSFERFSIYRLA from the coding sequence ATGAAAGAACAGTTTTATGATGAAATGCTGAATATAAAAACACGGGGAGACCAGAAGGGGTTCAACAAAACATTACATTATCACCGTTATGAGCCCACTCCATATAGTGCACTGGAACAATTGTTTGCACAATATGAATTGAAAAGCAGTGATCGTATTGTTGATTTTGGATGCGGAAAAGGGCGGTTAAACTTCTATATTAACTATTTATATAATACTACTTCTATAGGTGTAGAAATGAACGAAGCTTTCTATCAGGAGGCACTTAAAAATAGAACTAGTTATTTGAATAAATATAGAAAAGGTCATCACAACATCCATTTTCATTGTTGTCTTGCACAAGAGTACCCTATTGATGTTTCAGATAATCGATTCTACTTTTTCAATCCCTTTTCCATCCAAATTTTTATGAATATCATAAACAATATTTTGATATCAGTTGAAAAATCAGTGCGGGACGTAGAGCTGGTTTTATATTATCCATCAGAGGATTATATATTTTTTTTAGAAAACCAAACCTCAATTGAATTAAAACAGGAGATTATGCTGCCAGGCTTATATGAACATAATTCTTTTGAAAGATTTAGTATCTATCGATTGGCATGA